The sequence below is a genomic window from Streptomyces sp. NBC_00289.
GTGACCGGCCGGCGCCCCGGCGACCGGGTCACCGTGCCCTTCGTCTGCGCCTGCGGGACCTGTCCGGCCTGTGCCGTGGGCGACCAGCAGGTGTGCGAGCGGCAGACCCAGCCCGGGTTCACCCACTGGGGCTCGTTCGCGCAGTACGTGGCGCTGGACCACGCAGAAGTGAACCTCGTCGCCGTACCCGACGAACTGTCCTTCGCGACGGCGGCCTCGCTCGGCTGCCGGTTCGCCACCGCGTTCCGTGCCGTCGTGCGGCAGGGCCGGGTGGCGGCGGGGGAGTGGGTCGCCGTACACGGCTGCGGGGGCGTGGGCCTGTCCGCGGTGATGATCGCGGCGGCCTCCGGCGCGCGGGTCGTCGCCGTCGACGTGTCACCGGCGGCCCTGGACCTGGCCCGCCGCTTCGGGGCGGCCGAGTGCGTGGACGCGACGCGGACGCCGGACACCGCGGCGGCGGTCCTCGACCTCACCGGGGGCGGAGCCCATCTCTCCCTCGACGCCCTCGGCTCGCCCGTCACCTGCGCCGCCTCCGTGAACGGCCTGCGGCGTCGCGGCCGGCACGTCCAGGTGGGTCTGCTGCCCTCGGCGACCGGCACCACCCCGGTCCCGATGGCCAGGGTGATCGCCCTGGAGCTCGAACTCCTCGGCAGCCACGGCATGGCCGCGCACGCCTACCCGCCGATGCTGGAGCTGGTGCGCTCGGGGCTGCTGCGCCCCGACCTCCTGGTGACGTCCACGATCGCGCTGGACGCGGCGCCGGCCGCGCTGGCGGCGATGGGGACGGCGCCCGGGGCGGGGGTGACGGTCATCCAGCCGTGGAGCTGACGCCGGGCCACTCGTGGTCGAGGATCGCCATCAGCACCTCGTCGACCCACTCACCGTCGCGCACCTGCGTCTCCCGGCGGACTCCCTCGGTGACGAACCCGACCTTCTCGTACACCCGCAGGGCGCGGTGGTTGTGCCGGTAGGCCTCCAACTGAACGCGGTGCAGGCCGAGTTCCTCGAAGCCGTACCCGACGATGAGCCGGGTCGCCTCGGTGCCGAACCCCCGGCCCCGGCCGCGCGGCCCGATCAGCGTGCGGAAGGTGCAACTGCGCGCGTCGGGGTCCCACTCGTGAAGGACGACCTCGCCGACGAGTTCACCGGTGACGCGGTCGGTGACGGCGAGGTCGAGCCGGTCGGTCTGGGCGGACCGTGAGCCGTACCAGGCACGCAGCCGTTCCGGCGTCAGGTCCGTGGACGGCTCGAAGGTGAAACGGATGACCTCCGGGTCCTCGAGGATCGTCCGGATGCCGTCGGCGTCGTCCTCGGTGAACGGCCGCAGCACGGTCCGCTCGCCTGTGAGCACGGGTTTCACGGAGAAGTCCATGGGACGACTGTGCACCACCGCACGCGTGGGGCACAGGTTGTTTTTTCCGGGGCGATCGCCCCAGAGACGGGGGGCAGGTGAGTCAGTCCTCGCGTCTGCCGCGGTTTCCCGGCCGGGACGCCACCCACGCCCGCACGGTGTCCGCATACCAGTAGGGCTTGCCGCCCTCCACGTGGTCGGGTGCCGGAAGGAGACCGTGCTTGCGGTAGGACCGCACGGTGTCCGGCTGCACCCGGATGTGCGCCGCGATCTCCTTGTACGACCAGAGCCTTCGGTCGGTCATGAGCTGTACCTCCCTGCGCGTGCCGCGGCGGCGGCCGGGGAGCGGCCGTCGGGGGAGCCGGGCACTGCGCTGGCGATCACAAAACCTGTGCTCCCTGAACGACGCGGAGTGAGGGCAGGGCAGGGGCGGTGCACGGGGTGTGACGGAAAGCCCGCGTACACGAGACATGTGTGACAGGAAGGGGGTGTTTGTGACACGAGTGACGCAAAGGCGTACGCCGGTCCATGGGCGCGGCGCGTTGACTTCGGCCCCGGGGCGGGTCCGCACCCGCTCACGACCGCACGCCCTCACGACCCGTCGCAACGCCCTCAACGGCGTCGACGCCCGCGTCCCGGGTCTGCCGTGACACCGTGACACCTTGCGGCCATGCGCCTTGTGTGCGGGCCGCGTGGGCAGGGGGTTCGGCGTTTGTGTGCGGGCCGCGTGGGCGGCGGCTCCGGCGTCTTGCGTGCGGGCCGCGTGGGCGGCGACTCCCGCGCTTTGTGTGCAGGCCGCGATGGCGGCGACTCCCGCGTTTTGTGTGCGGGCCGCGAGGCCGGCGGCTCCCGCGCCAGGCGCGCACGCCGTCGCGGCCTGCCGCCCCCCGGCCACCGCCCCCGCCGCCCCCGCGCCTGCTGTCACGCCCCGCAGCGCCCTGCCCCCCCCGCAGCTCGCGGGCCCGCGACTCCCGGTTCCCCCTTGCCGGTCAGGCGCGCGGCGGGGTGGGCCGGGTCCGCTGCGCCGGACCCGGCCCACCGGCCACCCCCGGCCCCCGGTCGTTCCCCCGGGTTCAACTGGCCGGACGCACAGCCTGCATGGTGCTGACCCTGCCGGTCTTGGAAAAAACCGCGCTTCTGCCGGAGGCGAGAACCAGGCTCGTCGCCTCACCTGTCATCCGGTCCGCCGCGGGTGTCGCGTCCGCCAACCGGTGGGCCGCCGTGAACTCGCGCGGCGTGCACCCGGTCATCGCCCTGAACTCGCCGCTCAGGTGCGCCTGATCGTAGAAACCGCAGGCCGCCGCCGTCTCCGCCTGCCCCCGTCCGTCCGCCAGCAGCCGCCGGGCCCGCTGCAGCCGCAGCACCCGCGCCGCGGCTTTCGGGCCCAGCCCGATCTGCTCCCGGAAACGGTTCTCCAGGTGTCGTACGCTCCAGCCGACCTCGTCGGCGAGCTGTCGTACGGGCATCGCGCCGCCGGTGCGCACCAGCTCCGACCAGGCCCGCACCACCCGCGCCGAACTCGGGGTGCCGGCCTCGGACCAGCGCGCGAACACGTCGTCCAGCAGCGCGAACCGGTCCGCCCAGTCGGACAACGCGGCGAGCGCGGCGGAGAGTTCGCCGATGCTGCGCAGCCGCCCGCCGGCCCGCCGGGAGCCCAGGGCGTGCGGCAGCTCGTCGGGGTCGACGGCGCGGTTGGCGAGTTCGTACTGGGGGGTGCCGAAGAGGGTGAACCCGGCCCACGGCATGAGCAGCACCTCGATGCCCGACAGCCGCCCCCCGTGCTCGCCGACGGCGGCCGTCGTGGTCGGCCCGGAGAAGACCGACACGAGCGTGGCCGGAGGCCGGCCCGCGCGCGATACGCGTACCGGCTGGTCGAAGCCGAGCAGCAGGGTGGCCGCGCCGATGGGCGCCTCGAGCCTGCGCCGCGGCCGGTCCATCCGGAGCCGGATCCCGCGGTAGCTGATCACGCCGGGCCGCAGGCGAGGATGGGGCGGCGCGACCACGGTCTCCCACCGGCCGCCTGGCCCCTGCCCGGACCGGGTCTGCACCGCACGCGCCATCCGCCTCTGCCTCCCGCCGCCGGAAGGCACCCATGGTGCTACGGCAGGGGGAGGGGCGGAAGGTGCGTGCGCGCGCTGTCGTGCCGGGGGCGCGGGAGGCGTCCCGCGCCCCCGGCAGGGGCCTACGCCCCGCAGGACCTGAGGAACGCCCGCGTCCGCTGGGCGATGGGCAGCGGCTTGTCCGGCTCGCACGGGTACATGTCCTGCTCGACGATCGCGAACAGGTCGACGTCGAGCCGCTGTGCCGCCTCCAGAACCGGCCCCAGGGCGGGCACTCCGGACGGCGGCTCGCACATCACACCGCGCGCGACCGCCGGCCCGAACGGCACCTCGTCGGCCCGTACGTCCGCCAGGATCTGGGGGTCCACCTGCTTGAGGTGCAGGTAGCCGATCCGCTCGCCGTAGGTCTCGATGAGCTTGACGCTGTCGCCGCCGCAGTACGCGTAGTGCCCGGTGTCCAGGCAGAGGGAGACCAGCGAGGAGTCCGTTCCGTCGAGGAAGCGGACGACGTTCTCCTCGCTGTCGATGTGCGTGTCGGCGTGCGGGTGGACGACGATCTCCAGCCCGTACCGCTCGCGCACCTCGTGTCCGAGCCGCTCGGTCTGCGAGGTCAGGTTCCGCCACTGCTCGGGGGTGAGCGTGTCCGGCTCCAGCACCTCGCCCGTCTTGTCGTCACGCCAGAAGGACGGGATGACCACCAGGTGGGAGGCGCCCATCGCCTGGGTGAGCGCGGCGATGTCCGCGACGTGGGCCCATGTCTTGTCCCAGACGGACGGGCCGTGGTGCAGGCCGGTGAAGACCGTGCCGGCAGACACCTTCAGGCCACGTTTCGCCGTCTCCTCGGCGAGCACGGCCGGATCGCTCGGCAGGTACCCGTAGGGGCCCAGTTCGATCCATTCGTAGCCGGAGGCGGCGACCTCGTCGAGGAAGCGCTGCCAGGGAACCTGCTGCGGGTCGTCCGGGAACCAGACGCCCCAGGAGTCGGGGGCCGATCCGACCCGGATGCGGGACAGTGAGGACTGAGGCGACAACGACGTCATGGCGGCCAGCGTGCGGATCCGGGCCGAGAGTGTCAAGGGCTGGTCCGAATGTCTGGACAAAACATTGACAGGGCCGCGCGCTCGGGGCTAGAAACCGTGGAGAGCCGTGTGGGCCGCTGGTCCGCGCTTGAGCGAACCGAATCAGCGCGAAGGGAACTCGATGGCGTACGACCTGATCACCATGGGGCGGATCGGAGTGGACCTCTATCCGTTGCAGACGGGCGTTCCGCTGCCGCAGGTGACGTCCTTCGGCAAGTTCCTCGGCGGATCGGCGACGAACGTCGCGGTGGCCGCGGCCCGGCTGGGACGGCGTACCGCGGTGATCACACGTACCGGCGACGACCCCTTCGGGACCTACCTCCACGAGGCCCTGCGGGACTTCGGCGTCGACGACCGCTGGGTCACCCCGGTCCCCGGACTGCCCACCCCGGTCACCTTCTGCGAGGTCTTCCCGCCGGACGACTTCCCGCTGTACTTCTACCGGCGGCCGAAGGCCCCCGACCTGGAGATCGACGCCCACGAGCTCGACCTCGACGGCATCCGCGAGGCCCGGATCTTCTGGGTCACGGGCACCGGCCTGAGCGAGGAGCCCAGCCGTACGGCGACCCTCGCCGCCCTCGCCCACCGGGCCAGGGCCGGCACGACGGTCTTCGACCTCGACTGGCGCCCCATGTTCTGGCCCGCCCCGGACGAGGCCCGTCCCTTCTACGCCGAGGCGCTGAAGCACACCACCGTGGCCGTCGGCAACCTCGACGAGGTGGAGATCGCCACCGGGGTGCGCGAGCCGCACGCCGCCGCCCGGGCGCTGCTGGACGCGGGAGTCGAACTCGCCGTCGTCAAGCAGGGCCCGAAGGGTGTCCTCGCCGTCAACAGCAAGGGCGAGTCGGCCGAGGTCCCGCCCCTCCCGGTGAACGTCCTCAACGGCCTCGGCGCGGGCGACGCCTTCGGCGGCTCCCTCTGCCACGGCCTGCTGGAGGGCTGGGACCTGGAGACGATCATGCGGCACGCCAACGCGGCCGGCGCCATCGTCGCCTCCCGCCTCGAGTGCTCGTCCGCCATGCCCACTCCCGCCGAGGTCGAGGCGGCGCTCACGGCAGGGGCCGTACGGTGACCGTCGACGTATCGGCCCTGGTCCGTACCCGCACCCAGCACCCCGAGGCGATCGCCGAGGCGGCCGCCCGCCGGGCCCGCAGGCCGCTCCTCGGCGACTCCGGCCGGCTGATGATCGTCGCCGCCGACCACCCGGCCCGCGGCGCGCTCGGCGTCGGTGACCGCAAGTTCGCCATGGCCAACCGCGCCGACCTGCTGGAGCGCCTCTGCCTCGCGCTGTCCCGCCCCGGCGTCGACGGCGTCCTCGCCACCGCCGACATACTCGACGACCTGCTGCTGCTCGGCGCCCTCGAACACAAGGTCGTCATGGGCTCGATGAACCGCGGCGGCCTCCAGGGTGCCTCCTTCGAACTCGACGACCGTTTCACCGGCCACCGCCCCGAGGACATCCAGCGCCTCGGGTTCGACGCCGGCAAGCTGCTGCTGCGCGTCGACTACGACGACCCGGGCTCCCTCACCACCCTGGAGTCCACCGCCCGCGCCATCGACGACATGGCCGCCCGTCGGCTCCCCGTCTTCGTCGAGCCGTTCATCAGCGCCCGGAACTCCGAGGGCAGACTCCGTAACGACCTGAGCGCCGAGGCCGTCACCAAGTCGATCGCCATCGCCTCGGGCCTGGGCGGCAGCTCCGCCTACACCTGGCTAAAGGTCCCGGTCACCGACAACCCCGACGACATGGCCGAGGTCATGGAGACCTCGACGCTGCCCGCCGTGCTGCTCGGCGGCGAGGTGGGCGGCTCACCCGAGGACCAGGCCGGCGCGTACGAGAAGTGGCGCGGCGCGCTCCAACTGCCCACCGTGCAGGGCTTGGTGGTGGGCCGTTCGCTGCTGTACCCGGCCGACGGCGACGTGGTCGCGGCCGTGGACACCGCCGTAGGACTGCTGTGAGGGCCGCATGACGAACACAGAGCCGCATTCCCCGACGGGCGGTGAGCTGTACGTGCCGAAAGGCGCCGCCGCGAACGCCCGGTACACCGTCGACATCGACCCCAAGCTGGCCGGCTGGACCCACAGCAGCCTGCGGATCGTCGAACTCGAGGCCGGTGGCACGCACACCTTCACCACCGGCGAGAGCGAGTGGATCGTGCTTCCGCTGCACGGCGGATGTACCGTGCAGACCGGTACCGATGAGTTCCAACTCCTGGGCAGGGAGAGCGTGTTCGCGTCGGTCACCGACTTCGCGTACGTGCCCCGAGACGCCCGGGTCCAGATCGCCTCCGGCGCGGGAGGCCGCTTCGCCCTGGCAGGAGCGAAGTGCGAGCGACGACTCCCCGCTCGCTACGGCCCCGCGCCGGAGGTTCCGACGGAGGTGCGCGGCAGCGGGACCTGCACGCGCCACGTCCGCAACTTCGCCTCCGCCGACGCCTTCGACTGCGACAAGCTCATCGCCGTCGAGGTGATCACGCCCGGCGGCAACTGGTCCTCGTACCCGCCGCACAAGCACGACGAGCACCGGCCGGGCGAGGAGGCGGAGCTGGAGGAGATCTACTACTTCGAGATCGACGGTCCGAACGGTTTCGGCTATCAGCGCGTATTCCCCTCCCGTGAGGGCGGATCGGACGTCCTCGCGGAGGTCCGCTCCGGCGACGCCGTCCTCGTCCCCGACGGATGGCACGGCCCGTCCATCGCCCAGCCAGGCCACGCCATGTACTACCTCAACGTCATGGCCGGCCCGGGCGGGACACGGGAGTGGCGGATCTGCTTCCACCCGGACCATACGGAGGGTTACCGATGACTCCGACGACCTCGACCACCCCGACGACCAGGCTCACGGTCGCCCAGGCGCTCGTCCGCTTCCTGTCCGCCCAGTACACCGAGCGTGACGGCACCCGGCAGCGGCTGATCGGCGCGACCTGGGGCATCTTCGGCCACGGGAACGTCGCCGGCCTCGGCCAGGCGCTCGTCGAGTACGCCGACGACATGCCGTTCCACCAGGGCCGCAACGAGCAGTCCATGGTGCACGCGGCGGTCGGCTACGCGCGCCAGTCGAACCGGCTGTCCACGCACGCGGTGACCACCTCCATCGGCCCCGGCGCGACCAACCTCGTCACGGGCGCCGCCCTGGCCACCGTCAACCACCTCCCGGTGCTGCTCCTGCCCGGCGACACCTTCGCGACCCGCGTCGCCGACCCGGTGCTCCAGCAGCTCGAGGTCCCCTACGCGGGTGACGTGTCGGTCAACGACTGTCTGCGCCCGGTGTCGCGGTACTTCGACCGGATCATGCGGCCCGAAGCCCTGATCCCGGCCGCGCTCCAGGCGATGCGGGTGCTCACCGACCCGGTGGAGACCGGCGCGGTCACGCTCGCGCTGCCGCAGGACGTCCAGGCCGAGGCGTACGACTGGCCGGAGGAGTTCTTCGCGCCGCGCACCTGGACGGTGCGCCGTCCCGGCGCCGACCCGGCCGAACTGGCCGCGGCCGTCCGGGCGATCCGCGCGGCCCGCCGGCCCCTGGTCGTCGCCGGCGGCGGCGTCCACCACAGCCGGGCCGAGGAGGCCCTCGCCGAGTTCGCCGGGGCCACCGGCATACCCGTCGCCTCCACCCAGGCGGGCAAGGGCTCGCTGCGCCACGACCATCGGCAGGACGTCGGCGGCGTCGGCCACACCGGCACGGTCACGGCCGACGAACTCGCCCGCACCGCCGACCTGGTGATCGGCGTGGGCACCCGGTACACCGACTTCACCACCGCCTCCGGCACGCTGTTCACCGGTGACGGCGTCCGCTTCCTCAACCTCAACATCGCGCCCTACGACGGCCACAAGCTGGCCGGGCTGCCCCTGGTCGCGGACGCCCGCGGCGGTCTCCAGCAACTCACCGAGGCACTCGGCACGCACGGGTACCGGGTCCCCGACTCGTACGTGGCCGAGTACACCGAGGACAAGGAGCGCTGGGAGCAGCGCGTCGACGCCTGCTACGAGGCCGAGGAGCCCGACGTACGCCCGACGCAGCCGCAGGTCCTGGGCGCGCTGGACGCGATCGTCGACGAGACGGACGTGATCATCAACGCGGCCGGCTCGCTCCCCGGGGACCTCCACAAGATGTGGCGGGCCCGCTCCCGGGACCAGTACCACCTGGAGTACGGCTACTCCTGCATGGGCTACGAGATCCCGGCCGCGATCGGCGTGAAGCTCGCCGACCCCGACCGTCCCGTGTGGGCGCTGGTCGGCGACGGCACCTACCTGATGATGCCGACGGAGATCGTGACCGCCGTGCAGGAGGGCATCGCGATCAAGCTCCTCCTGGTGCAGAACCACGGGTACGCGTCCATCGGCGGACTCTCCGAGTCGGTGGGCGGCGAGCGCTTCGGCACCGCCTACCGCTATCCGGCCGAGGACGGCACGTACACGGGGGCGCCACTGCCCGTGGACCTCGCCGCCAACGCCGCCAGCCTGG
It includes:
- a CDS encoding sugar phosphate isomerase/epimerase family protein; the encoded protein is MTSLSPQSSLSRIRVGSAPDSWGVWFPDDPQQVPWQRFLDEVAASGYEWIELGPYGYLPSDPAVLAEETAKRGLKVSAGTVFTGLHHGPSVWDKTWAHVADIAALTQAMGASHLVVIPSFWRDDKTGEVLEPDTLTPEQWRNLTSQTERLGHEVRERYGLEIVVHPHADTHIDSEENVVRFLDGTDSSLVSLCLDTGHYAYCGGDSVKLIETYGERIGYLHLKQVDPQILADVRADEVPFGPAVARGVMCEPPSGVPALGPVLEAAQRLDVDLFAIVEQDMYPCEPDKPLPIAQRTRAFLRSCGA
- a CDS encoding deoxyribose-phosphate aldolase, whose amino-acid sequence is MTVDVSALVRTRTQHPEAIAEAAARRARRPLLGDSGRLMIVAADHPARGALGVGDRKFAMANRADLLERLCLALSRPGVDGVLATADILDDLLLLGALEHKVVMGSMNRGGLQGASFELDDRFTGHRPEDIQRLGFDAGKLLLRVDYDDPGSLTTLESTARAIDDMAARRLPVFVEPFISARNSEGRLRNDLSAEAVTKSIAIASGLGGSSAYTWLKVPVTDNPDDMAEVMETSTLPAVLLGGEVGGSPEDQAGAYEKWRGALQLPTVQGLVVGRSLLYPADGDVVAAVDTAVGLL
- a CDS encoding zinc-dependent alcohol dehydrogenase family protein; the protein is MRAVVFERYGEPAEVRQVPDPEPAEHGVVVRVEATGLCRSDWHGWQGHDPDIALPHVPGHELAGVVEAVGARVTGRRPGDRVTVPFVCACGTCPACAVGDQQVCERQTQPGFTHWGSFAQYVALDHAEVNLVAVPDELSFATAASLGCRFATAFRAVVRQGRVAAGEWVAVHGCGGVGLSAVMIAAASGARVVAVDVSPAALDLARRFGAAECVDATRTPDTAAAVLDLTGGGAHLSLDALGSPVTCAASVNGLRRRGRHVQVGLLPSATGTTPVPMARVIALELELLGSHGMAAHAYPPMLELVRSGLLRPDLLVTSTIALDAAPAALAAMGTAPGAGVTVIQPWS
- the iolD gene encoding 3D-(3,5/4)-trihydroxycyclohexane-1,2-dione acylhydrolase (decyclizing), coding for MTPTTSTTPTTRLTVAQALVRFLSAQYTERDGTRQRLIGATWGIFGHGNVAGLGQALVEYADDMPFHQGRNEQSMVHAAVGYARQSNRLSTHAVTTSIGPGATNLVTGAALATVNHLPVLLLPGDTFATRVADPVLQQLEVPYAGDVSVNDCLRPVSRYFDRIMRPEALIPAALQAMRVLTDPVETGAVTLALPQDVQAEAYDWPEEFFAPRTWTVRRPGADPAELAAAVRAIRAARRPLVVAGGGVHHSRAEEALAEFAGATGIPVASTQAGKGSLRHDHRQDVGGVGHTGTVTADELARTADLVIGVGTRYTDFTTASGTLFTGDGVRFLNLNIAPYDGHKLAGLPLVADARGGLQQLTEALGTHGYRVPDSYVAEYTEDKERWEQRVDACYEAEEPDVRPTQPQVLGALDAIVDETDVIINAAGSLPGDLHKMWRARSRDQYHLEYGYSCMGYEIPAAIGVKLADPDRPVWALVGDGTYLMMPTEIVTAVQEGIAIKLLLVQNHGYASIGGLSESVGGERFGTAYRYPAEDGTYTGAPLPVDLAANAASLGMRVLRAKTVRDLRAALAEARAADTPTCVYVETETADTVSGAPPAQAWWDVPVAETATRSSAVKARELYERHVSTRRRHL
- a CDS encoding helix-turn-helix transcriptional regulator produces the protein MTDRRLWSYKEIAAHIRVQPDTVRSYRKHGLLPAPDHVEGGKPYWYADTVRAWVASRPGNRGRRED
- a CDS encoding helix-turn-helix domain-containing protein, which codes for MDRPRRRLEAPIGAATLLLGFDQPVRVSRAGRPPATLVSVFSGPTTTAAVGEHGGRLSGIEVLLMPWAGFTLFGTPQYELANRAVDPDELPHALGSRRAGGRLRSIGELSAALAALSDWADRFALLDDVFARWSEAGTPSSARVVRAWSELVRTGGAMPVRQLADEVGWSVRHLENRFREQIGLGPKAAARVLRLQRARRLLADGRGQAETAAACGFYDQAHLSGEFRAMTGCTPREFTAAHRLADATPAADRMTGEATSLVLASGRSAVFSKTGRVSTMQAVRPAS
- a CDS encoding GNAT family N-acetyltransferase; the encoded protein is MDFSVKPVLTGERTVLRPFTEDDADGIRTILEDPEVIRFTFEPSTDLTPERLRAWYGSRSAQTDRLDLAVTDRVTGELVGEVVLHEWDPDARSCTFRTLIGPRGRGRGFGTEATRLIVGYGFEELGLHRVQLEAYRHNHRALRVYEKVGFVTEGVRRETQVRDGEWVDEVLMAILDHEWPGVSSTAG
- the iolC gene encoding 5-dehydro-2-deoxygluconokinase, which translates into the protein MAYDLITMGRIGVDLYPLQTGVPLPQVTSFGKFLGGSATNVAVAAARLGRRTAVITRTGDDPFGTYLHEALRDFGVDDRWVTPVPGLPTPVTFCEVFPPDDFPLYFYRRPKAPDLEIDAHELDLDGIREARIFWVTGTGLSEEPSRTATLAALAHRARAGTTVFDLDWRPMFWPAPDEARPFYAEALKHTTVAVGNLDEVEIATGVREPHAAARALLDAGVELAVVKQGPKGVLAVNSKGESAEVPPLPVNVLNGLGAGDAFGGSLCHGLLEGWDLETIMRHANAAGAIVASRLECSSAMPTPAEVEAALTAGAVR
- the iolB gene encoding 5-deoxy-glucuronate isomerase, encoding MTNTEPHSPTGGELYVPKGAAANARYTVDIDPKLAGWTHSSLRIVELEAGGTHTFTTGESEWIVLPLHGGCTVQTGTDEFQLLGRESVFASVTDFAYVPRDARVQIASGAGGRFALAGAKCERRLPARYGPAPEVPTEVRGSGTCTRHVRNFASADAFDCDKLIAVEVITPGGNWSSYPPHKHDEHRPGEEAELEEIYYFEIDGPNGFGYQRVFPSREGGSDVLAEVRSGDAVLVPDGWHGPSIAQPGHAMYYLNVMAGPGGTREWRICFHPDHTEGYR